A genomic region of Pseudopipra pipra isolate bDixPip1 chromosome W, bDixPip1.hap1, whole genome shotgun sequence contains the following coding sequences:
- the LOC135406319 gene encoding zinc finger protein 436-like, translated as MGSTTSGRSLSQISDLVEPEQPPSREKPVRCLECGKSFRKSTHLLQHQHIHSGKRSYPCGECEKSFRQISSLIRHQRISSSDHTSSDLLNTQFHSSLDLLLHERIHTDKRPFHCTDCGKGFQQNQNSHLITHRRVHTGERPYKCGELCCVELYPFKCLECEKSFRKSPSLLTHQHIHSEERPYRCGKCGKSFAQSGHLSKHQRTHP; from the exons atgGGCAGTACCACCA GTGGCCGGAGCTTGAGCCAGATCTCGGACCtggtggagcctgagcagcctcccagcagggagaagcccgTCCGGTGCTTGGAGTGcggaaagagcttcaggaagagcacccacctgctccaacaccagcacatccacagtgggaaaCGGTCCTACCCATGTGGGGAATGTgaaaagagcttcaggcagatctccagcctgatccgacaccagcgcaTCTCCAGCTCAGATCAcaccagctcagatctcctcAACACTCAGTTTCACAGCAGTTTagatctcctcctgcatgagcggaTTCACACGGATaagaggcccttccactgcaccgactgcgggaagggcttccaACAGAACCAGAACTcccacctcatcacccaccggcgcgtccacaccggggagaggcctTACAAGTGTGGGGAGCTCTGCTGTGTTGAGCTCTAT cccttcaagtgcttggagtgtgagaagagcttcaggaagagccccagcctcctcacccaccagcacatccactcTGAGGAACGGCCCTACAGGTGTGggaagtgtgggaagagctttgcccaGAGTGGACACTTGtccaaacaccaacggacccacccTTAA
- the LOC135406062 gene encoding hydrocephalus-inducing protein homolog has protein sequence MKPQELTFTVSGEGHVPQVTVECPGLRSKRGTPVLRFRRLLLGDSQTLPLVLRNNGIIPTKFTVHIMDDQGVFFLKSTQSALRAFHTADMEKDSTGKAKKPYLLLEHGQSAEFHVFFKPTLAQRLKGKIRVPVSGNSEIDIELVGEGHNDDFTLDNLPGLAEDSQGSNAEGNLEDDIIEAVRANHIKFGECAVRELCDKTFTVTNRSKEEVMQFECLLADAPFQFSPKVSWDSPAFLSCSGPFLVFLGAGRESPHSSKSPFQCHAGDAIPVFAGAGLSAQQKRLRVLGGGTFCSYFALSNLT, from the exons ATGAAACCCCAAGAGCTGACCTTCACTGTCAGTGGAGAGGGGCATGTGCCTCAGGTGACAGTCGAGTGCCCGGGCCTTCGGAGTAAGAGAGGAACCCCTGTGCTGCGCTTCAGGAGGCTCCTGCTGGGGGATTCACAGACACTCCCCCTGGTCCTTCGTAACAATGGCATCATACCCACAAAG ttTACAGTTCATATCATGGATGACCAGGgagttttcttcctgaaaagcaCGCAGTCCGCACTCCGTGCCTTCCACACTGCAGACATGGAAAAGGACTCCACTGGAAAAG CCAAGAAGCCTTACCTGCTCCTGGAACACGGGCAATCAGCAGAGtttcatgtgtttttcaaaCCCACCCTGGCCCAACGTCTGAAAGGGAAGATCCGTGTGCCAGTGTCAGGCAACAGTGAGATCGACATAGAGCTGGTGGGTGAAGGCCACAATGATGACTTCACCCTTGATAACCTCCCTGGACTAGCAGAAGACAGCCAGGGGAGCAATGCTGAGGGCAATCTGGAGGACGACATCATTGAGG CTGTCAGAGCGAATCACATAAAGTTTGGGGAGTGTGCAGTCAGGGAGCTCTGCGACAAGACCTTCACAGTCACCAACCGCAGCAAGGAGGAGGTGATGCAGTTTGAGTGTCTGCTGGCAGATGCCCCGTTCCAGTTCTCCCCCAAGGtgagctgggacagccctgcctttctcagTTGCTCAGGCCCTTTCCTGGTgttcctgggagctggcagggagtcACCACATTCCAGTAagagcccgttccagtgccaTGCAGGAGATGCAATCCCTGTCtttgctggggcagggctgtcagcccagcagaaaaggctcCGCGTTCTGGGAGGTGGCACCTTCTGTTCATATTTTGCTCTGTCAAATCTCACATAA
- the LOC135404872 gene encoding hydrocephalus-inducing protein-like — MRSEKWEDTTERLPGARWPLKRRGEAFGQETFIHTQTAGLCHEPSVAARVEWEVTFDLIDYAEFKLDTVEVQLKQTELFQREISTFRMSNTGNVALKYCWEENLEEEIPSKSSGRPFSSTQTCDFLSSTAEDLWERNRARLVQQALLLESTQPQPTQPQPSLRLSKQLCHSSKGLSSSPEFSPIPVKDPPQFSIEPHCGTIPAGQNQIFHVKFFPTRVGKFKAEMLCRLHNLKPSQESPRVFVMGKGCLPKADLKCSTSLQKGETQSSKPKKKVQRSAKPE; from the exons ATGCGCAGTGAGAAGTGGGAGGATACCACCGAGAGACTCCCGGGAGCCCGCTGGCCTTTGAAGCGGAGG GGGGAAGCCTTTGGGCAAGAGACCTTTATCCACACGCAAACTGCCGGTCTGTGCCACGAGCCGAGTGTTGCAGCCCGTGTTGAGTGGGAGGTCACGTTTGATTTGATTGACTACGCCGAGTTCAAACTGGACACGGTCGAGGTTCAGCTGAAGCAGACTGAGCTCTTCCAGAGAGAGATAAGCAC tttccGGATGTCCAATACAGGGAATGTAGCCCTGAAATACTGCTGGGAGGAGAATCTGGAGGAGGAAATACCATCAAAGAGTTCTGGGAGGCCGTTCTCGTCCACTCAGACAT GTGATTTCTTGTCCTCTACTGCTGAGGATCTCTGGGAAAGGAATCGTGCAAGGCTGGTGCAGCAGGCATTGCTGCTCGAGTCAACTCAGCCCCAGCCAACTCAGCCCCAGCCAAGTCTGCGCCTTTCAAAGCAGCTGTGCCACTCTTCGAAGGGCCTTAGCTCCTCCCCGGAATTCTCTCCAATTCCTGTCAAGGACCCACCACAGTTCTCCATCGAGCCCCACTGCGGTACCATCCCTGCTGGCCAGAATCAGATTTTCCATGTGAAATTCTTCCCGACGCGTGTGGGGAAATTTAAGGCCGAAATGCTGTGCAG ACTTCATAACCTGAAGCCATCTCAGGAGAGCCCACGGGTGTTTGTGATGGGGAAAGGCTGTTTGCCGAAGGCTGATCTGAAATGCTCTACATCACTGCAAAAAGGTGAAACCCAGAGCAGCAAACCCAAGAAGAAGGTGCAGCGGTCAGCAAAACCAGAGTGA
- the LOC135406111 gene encoding hydrocephalus-inducing protein-like produces the protein MKRYEELDLYDRELEKETAKIEADSMLFSDDVFTIEPLEGEVGPHCSAEIKVFFKPREAQVYRKVAYCSISGRETRLPLHLTGEGLEPCLQLSSEELDMGKVLVGEAYSYEVSSRGWGGS, from the exons ATGAAGCGCTATGAGGAGCTGGACCTTTACGACCGCGAGTTGGAGAAGGAGACAGCAAAGATTGAAGCAGACTCCATGCTCTTCTCAGATGACGTTTTCACCATTGAGCCCTTG GAGGGAGAGGTTGGGCCACATTGTTCAGCTGAAATCAAGGTGTTCTTTAAACCCCGAGAAGCCCAAGTCTACAGAAAAGTGGCCTACTGTTCCATCTCAG GCCGTGAGACCAGGCTGCCCCTGCACCTCACAGGGGAAGGCCTCGAGCCCTGCCTCCAACTCAGCTCTGAGGAACTGGACATGGGGAAAGTTTTGGTTGGAGAAGCCTACAGCTACGAGgtgagcagcaggggctggggtggaTCCTGA